A segment of the Sphingopyxis sp. OAS728 genome:
AGGGGGATCCCGGGTCAAGCCCGGGATGACGAAGGGGTGTTGGACGATGGCAGTTCCCCACCCCAAAAGCCGACAGGCGTCCGGCCGCGTTTCCTATCTCGCGCCGAAGCGCCAGCGGAGCAGCGGGCGGGCCAGCAGCAGGCCCGCCAGAAACCCGCCGACATGCGCCCAGATCGCGATCGCGCCGAAACCGCCGCCGCCGGCAAAGCCGATCAGCAACTGCAGCCCGATCCACGCCGCGGCGAGCCATAGAGCGCGCACCCAGTGCCCCGGAATCGGGCCGATGGCGGATGCCTGCGAGCGGCTGAAGATCAGCGCATAGACCGCGATCAGCGCCGATATCGCGCCGCTGGCGCCGATCATCGGCACCGCCGACTGCGGATCGGCCAGAAACTGCGCGAGCGCGCCGCCATAGGCGCCGACGAGAAGCAGCACCGCCATCGCCTTCGACCCGAGCGGGGCTTCGAGCTGGCGGCCGATGAAAAGCAGCACGATGACGTTGAAGACGATGTGCAGCACCCCGCCGTGCAGCAAGGCCGACGACAGCGGGGTCAGGATGAAGGGGACCATCGTCCCCGGCGGGAGGATCAGTGCGCTACCGAAACGCGCGGGAATAAATCCCGCGCGCACGATCGCGTCGACCTGGAAGCCGGTGATCCAGAGGAGCACGAAGACGACCACGCAGACGAGCGCATAGCCCGTGACCAGCGGCGCATCCTCCGGCTTCATCCTCGCGGCGCCCGTCAGATGAATTCGATCTTGGTCACCAGATAATATTTGTCGCCCGCAGGCACGGTGACTTCGACCTCATCGTCGACGCGGCGGCCGATCAGCGCGCGGCCGAGCGGCGAATTATAGCTGATCTTGCCGTCCTTGGCGTCGGCCTCGGCCTGCCCGACGATCTGGTAGCGGACGGGCTTGTCGTC
Coding sequences within it:
- a CDS encoding rhomboid family intramembrane serine protease, giving the protein MKPEDAPLVTGYALVCVVVFVLLWITGFQVDAIVRAGFIPARFGSALILPPGTMVPFILTPLSSALLHGGVLHIVFNVIVLLFIGRQLEAPLGSKAMAVLLLVGAYGGALAQFLADPQSAVPMIGASGAISALIAVYALIFSRSQASAIGPIPGHWVRALWLAAAWIGLQLLIGFAGGGGFGAIAIWAHVGGFLAGLLLARPLLRWRFGAR